A region from the Hippoglossus hippoglossus isolate fHipHip1 chromosome 16, fHipHip1.pri, whole genome shotgun sequence genome encodes:
- the LOC117777451 gene encoding axonemal dynein light intermediate polypeptide 1-like: MQETMIPPTDSLMLYNTPVLISKNTDRKSPKARPSRACPQQSSDSCPVQPPPRFSSTEDTWKENEATLDTIFPPREWMVGKQQWLQRVSSFPCTRTDVVRLEELLDANLQRRQARDTGICPVRRELYTQCFDELIRQVTINCAERGLLLLRVRDEIKLSFAAHETLYESSIGFGMRKALLAEQGKADMEKCTADLQNEIQDLNRELNEEKAKCDVIEQREAEKRQVEEKKYTEEIQFLKRTNQQLKNQLEGITPKK; encoded by the exons ATG CAGGAGACGATGATCCCACCGACAGACTCTCTCATGTTATACAACACCCCGGTTTTGATCAGCAAGAACACAGACAGGAAATCACCTAAG GCACGCCCTTCAAGAGCGTGCCCTCAGCAGTCCAGCGACTCCTGCCCTGTTCAACCACCACCTAGATTCTCCTCCACTGAGGACACCTGGAAGGAAAATGAGGCCACTTTGGAcaccatctttccaccaag AGAATGGATGGTAGGGAAACAACAATGGCTGCAGCGAGTGTCCAGCTTTCCTTGTACAAGAACAGATGTCGTGCGCCTCGAGGAACTGCTGGACGCAAACCTGCAGAGGAGGCAGGCCAGAGACACGGGCATCTGTCCCGTTCGCAGGGAGCTCTACACCCAGTGCTTTG ATGAGCTCATCCGACAGGTGACCATCAATTGTGCCGAGAGGGGTCTGCTGCTGTTGCGGGTTCGAGATGAGATTAAATTGTCGTTTGCGGCCCATGAGACACTGTATGAGAGCAGCATTGGGTTCGGCATGAGGAAAGCACTGCTGGCCGAGCAGGGCAAAGCTGACATGGAGAAATGC ACTGCTGATCTGCAGAATGAGATTCAAGACCTGAATAGGGAACTGAACGAAGAGAAAGCTAAATGTGACGTGATCgaacagagagaagctgaaaagCGGCAGGTGGAGGAAAAGAAGTACACAGAGGAGATTCAGTTCCTAAAGAGAACCAATCAGCAACTCAAG aaCCAGCTGGAAGGGATCACACCAAAGAAAtaa
- the dnali1 gene encoding axonemal dynein light intermediate polypeptide 1: MIPPTDSLLKYNNPVLISKNTDRKSPKARPLRACPQQSIDSCPVPPPPKSISTEDTGKENEATLDTIFPPRKWMVGNQQWLQQVSSTPCTRTDVVRLEELLDTNLQQRQARETGICPVRRELYTQCFDELIRQVTINCAERGLLLLRVRDEIKMTIAAHQTLYESSVGFGLRKALQAEQGKADMEKSTADLENEIQVLKRQLNEEKAKCDVIEQRETEKRQVAEKKHTEEIQFLKRTNQQLKAQLEGIITSKK, from the exons ATGATCCCACCGACAGACTCTCTCCTGAAATACAACAACCCGGTTCTGATCAGCAAGAACACAGACAGGAAATCACCTAAG GCTCGCCCATTAAGAGCGTGCCCTCAGCAGTCCATTGACTCTTGCCCTGTTCCACCACCACCTAAATCCATCTCTACTGAGGACACTGGGAAGGAAAATGAGGCCACTTTGGAcaccatctttccaccaag AAAATGGATGGTAGGGAACCAACAATGGCTGCAGCAAGTGTCCAGCACTCCTTGTACCAGAACAGATGTTGTGCGCCTCGAGGAACTGCTGGacacaaacctgcagcagaGGCAGGCCAGAGAGACGGGCATCTGTCCCGTTCGCAGGGAGCTCTACACCCAGTGCTTCG ATGAGCTCATCCGACAGGTGACCATCAATTGTGCCGAGAGGGGTCTGCTGCTGTTGCGGGTTCGAGATGAGATTAAAATGACGATTGCAGCCCACCAGACACTGTATGAGAGCAGCGTGGGGTTCGGCTTAAGGAAAGCACTGCAGGCCGAGCAGGGCAAAGCTGACATGGAGAAAAGC ACTGCTGATCTGGAGAATGAGATTCAAGTCCTGAAGAGGCAACTGAATGAAGAGAAAGCTAAATGTGACGTGAtagaacagagagaaactgaaaagcGACAGGTGGCGGAAAAGAAGCACACAGAGGAGATTCAGTTCCTAAAGAGAACCAATCAGCAACTCAAG gCCCAGCTGGAAGGGATCATCACATCGAAGAAATAA